One window of Papaver somniferum cultivar HN1 chromosome 9, ASM357369v1, whole genome shotgun sequence genomic DNA carries:
- the LOC113313904 gene encoding sialyltransferase-like protein 1 isoform X2 yields MVHYSPPELGLYSTPKSAFWINSKSHSDARFDVLCSRIVKYYSLKLFTEETGKSPEEWAPSHDGSMFHYSSGMQAVMLALGICDKVSIFGFGKSVVAKHHYHTNQKVELHLHDYQAEYAFYRDLVENPEVIPFLANKFKVPPVVIYH; encoded by the exons ATGGTTCATTATTCTCCTCCAGAGCTAGGGCTTTACAGTACCCCAAAATCAGCATTTTGGATTAACAGCAAGTCACATTCCG ATGCGAGGTTTGATGTTTTGTGTTCTCGAATTGTCAAGTATTATTCGTTGAAACTGTTTACGGAGGAGACTGGGAAATCGCCTGAAGAATGGGCTCCTTCGCACGATGGAAGTATGTTTCATTACTCTTCTGGTATGCAAGCTGTAATGCTTGCGTTGGGTATCTGTGATAAGGTCAGTATATTTGGGTTTGGGAAATCCGTCGTAGCAAAGCACCATTATCATACTAATCAGAAGGTGGAGCTTCATTTGCACGATTATCAAGCAGAATATGCTTTCTACCGCGATCTGGTTGAAAACCCAGAGGTAATTCCGTTCCTTGCCAACAAATTCAAAGTTCCTCCGGTGGTCATATATCATTGA
- the LOC113313904 gene encoding beta-1,6-galactosyltransferase GALT29A-like isoform X1: MKISSILEMKGSLRLVFTVFLFIAIATSMSCKIAVRRVFSSSKSIQRLRLQQGNEMNKTLIRYAEIDIGEEKTKREIENLLQGSYGGGRHRSISSYNNRIRGSEYRSSTRGIPVSFRGPRYYRHWLEFCRVLRDWFRNKRFENGDVMGGLISQVKRPVDEHYGLGNLDGRKYDSCAVVGNSGILLKNEYGDMIDKHEFVIRLNNARTRGYEKNVGSKTSVSFVNSNILHLCARRDTCFCHPYGEKVPIVMYICQAIHLMDYTLCNSTHKAPLLFTDARFDVLCSRIVKYYSLKLFTEETGKSPEEWAPSHDGSMFHYSSGMQAVMLALGICDKVSIFGFGKSVVAKHHYHTNQKVELHLHDYQAEYAFYRDLVENPEVIPFLANKFKVPPVVIYH, encoded by the coding sequence ATGAAGATTTCATCTATATTAGAAATGAAAGGATCTCTAAGATTAGTGTTTACTGTATTTCTGTTCATTGCTATTGCCACTTCGATGAGTTGTAAAATCGCAGTTCGTAGAGTATTTAGTAGTTCCAAATCCATTCAGAGATTGAGATTGCAACAAGGAAATGAAATGAACAAAACATTGATTAGATATGCTGAGATTGATATaggagaagagaaaacgaaaagagaGATTGAGAATTTGTTACAGGGGAGTTATGGTGGAGGGAGACATAGATCGATATCATCGTATAATAATCGTATTAGAGGGAGTGAGTATAGGTCGTCTACCCGTGGTATACCTGTTAGTTTTCGTGGGCCGAGATATTATAGACATTGGTTAGAGTTTTGTAGAGTTCTGAGGGATTGGTTTAGGAATAAGAGGTTTGAAAATGGTGATGTTATGGGGGGATTGATTAGTCAAGTGAAAAGGCCGGTGGATGAGCATTATGGTTTGGGGAATTTGGATGGGAGGAAGTATGATTCGTGTGCGGTGGTGGGGAATAGTGGGATTCTGTTGAAGAATGAGTATGGGGATATGATTGATAAGCATGAGTTTGTGATTCGGTTGAATAATGCGAGGACTAGAGGGTATGAGAAGAATGTGGGGTCCAAAACTAGTGTTTCGTTTGTGAATAGCAATATATTGCATCTTTGTGCTAGAAGGGACACTTGTTTTTGTCATCCGTATGGTGAAAAGGTTCCGATTGTTATGTATATTTGTCAAGCAATACATTTGATGGATTATACGTTATGCAATTCTACGCATAAAGCTCCGTTGCTTTTTACAGATGCGAGGTTTGATGTTTTGTGTTCTCGAATTGTCAAGTATTATTCGTTGAAACTGTTTACGGAGGAGACTGGGAAATCGCCTGAAGAATGGGCTCCTTCGCACGATGGAAGTATGTTTCATTACTCTTCTGGTATGCAAGCTGTAATGCTTGCGTTGGGTATCTGTGATAAGGTCAGTATATTTGGGTTTGGGAAATCCGTCGTAGCAAAGCACCATTATCATACTAATCAGAAGGTGGAGCTTCATTTGCACGATTATCAAGCAGAATATGCTTTCTACCGCGATCTGGTTGAAAACCCAGAGGTAATTCCGTTCCTTGCCAACAAATTCAAAGTTCCTCCGGTGGTCATATATCATTGA